The DNA segment CGCCTCGGCCAGACGCCGTTCGATCAGGGTTTGAAGACGATGCTCCACTTCCCTTGCCAGCACCTTGCCGTCCAAACGCAGGGCCATGGCATTCCCATGCACTCCGTCCAGCATGCCCTCTGGAGAGAGCTAGCGTTAAGCCGCTACAGGGTCCTTTTTGGTTCGCGTTCCTCGGCTGAGCAGCCTTTGGCGGAACTGGGTGCGGCTCGAAGGCCCAGGGGGACGACTGCTGCGCTGGACGCGACTTCAAACCCTCGTTGTTCTGCTGCTCTGCCTTTGCGTGGCCGCAGCCTCAAGCCTTCCCTGGCTTATCAAACCGAAACTTCAACCTGGATCGCTGGCCCCGTTTGAAGCCATCGCTCCAAAGGATGCCCTGGTTCAGGACAGCACGGCCCTCGAGCAGCAACGGGCCTCGCTGGTGGCGCGGTCGGTGGTGCAGGTCATTGATCAGGAGCAGACCCAGGCACTCAAACAACGGCTCGAGCAACAACTGCTGCAGCTGCAGGAGGTCACCAACACCGGATCCGGAGACCGGATCGGGCCGGTGAACCTCTCTGATCAAGAGAAAAAGTGGCTGGAACGACGCAGCGAAGGGGAGCATCTGGCCTGGGATGAGGCGGTGCGCAGCACCGCTGATCGCATGCTCAGCCAAGGGCTGGTGAGCAACCTGGCCATTGAGCAATTGCGCCAGGCCTCCGACCAGCAACTGAAGGCGGTTGCCCTGGAGCCAGCTGCGGCGCGCTCCCTGGCCGGCAAGGTGCTCACCAGTGCCCTGCGCGGCAGCAGCAACCTGCGCACCGACCCGAACTTGAGCAAACAGCTGATCGAGGAACAGCTGACCAAACAGGCCATCCCCACCATCGAGGTGCGCAAGGGGGATCTGATCACCCGCAAGGGCGAGACGATCAGCCCGCAGGCCTACGACGTTCTGGATTATTTCGGCCGCGTGCGCCGCGAACCCCAACCCTTGATCTGGTTCCAACGGTTCATTGAAGCCGCTGCAGCCTGCGCCGTGATGCTGCTGGTGATGCGGCGCGAACGTCCTGGACTGGAGGTGCGCCACGCCCTGCTGGCGGTGGGCCTGCTGCTGCTGGTGCAGGGAGCCAAGCTCTGGTTCAAGGGATCCGTGAGCCCTCTGGCCGTGCTGGTGGCGCCCACGCTGGTGCTGGCGGAAGGCCTCGGCACCGGCTGCGGGTTGGTCTGGATGGGGGTGGCCGCTCTGCTCTGGCCAGAACCCGTTCAGGGGTTGGGGGATGGTCGTCTGATTGTGGCGGCAACGGTGGCCGCCGCTGGGGCCTTGATCGCTGGCCGTCAGCGCAGCCGCGGCCAGCTGCTGCAACTGACGGTGCTGCTGCCGATCGGCGCCTTCGTTGGGCAGTGGCTGCTGCTGCAGCTGCAACCCTTCACCGGCCTGCGGCTCTGGGGAAATCTGAATCCAAGCCTGGATGAACTGGCCACCGATTCCTTTGTGCTCGGTGTTCTGCTGATGTTCAGCCTGCTGCTGATCCCGATGCTGGAGGGCTCCTTTGGCCTGCTCACCCGGGCGCGGCTGCTGGAGCTGGCGGATCAGGAACGCCCCCTGCTGCGCCGGCTCTCCTGCGAAGCCCCGGGAACCTTTGAACACACCCTGATGATCTGCGGCCTGGCGGAGGAAGGGGCGCGGGCGATTGGTGCGGATGTGGATCTGATCCGAACCGGCTCGCTATATCACGACGTGGGCAAACTGCATGCCCCTGACTGGTTCATCGAAAACCAGAAGGACGGCCCCAATCCCCACGACGCACTGGATGATCCCCAGGCGAGTGCAGCGGTGCTTCAAGCCCATGTGGATGAGGGGCTGAAGCTGGCGCGGCGCCACCGCCTGCCCCGGCCCATCGCCGATTTCATTCCTGAACACCAGGGCACCTTGAAAATGGGTTACTTCCTGCACAAGGCCCAGGAGCGCGGCGGGGTGGTTGAGGAGCGCCGCTTCCGTTACAGGGGCCCGGAACCTCGCTCCAAAGAAACGGCGATCCTGATGCTGGCCGACGGCTGTGAGGCGGCGCTTCGATCCCTCCCCCCCGACACCTCCGATGCCCAGGCGGTGGACACGGTGCGGCGGATTGTGGAAGCGCGGCAGCGGGATGGACAACTGCGCAAAAGCAGCCTCAACCGCAGTGAGGTGGAACTGGTGATTCGTGCCTTCGTGCAGGTGTGGCGGCGGATGCGCCACCGCCGAATCCCTTATCCGATCCCAGCCCGACGCTGACCGCAACATTCATCGGCGTTCCACGATTTTGCGCTGCAGCACGATGGCCGCAGGCATCAAGGTGATCAGATTGGCTGCCAGCACAGGGCCGTCGTTCACCAGCAGGCCATACAACGACCACAGCGCCACACCACTGGTGAACAAGGCATACATGCCCAGGGAAATCGCCTTGGTGTCACCACTGCGCAGCGTCTTCACCGCCTGCGGGAAAAAGCTGGCCGTCGTGAGGCCAGCGGCCAGGTAGCCAACCAGTTCAGCACTCGGTAGCAAACGGAACCTCCTGCGCAATCAGACGAACGCGTTGCTGGGTGAAGGGATGGCAAAAGCTCAGGGCCTGGGCATGCAGATGCAAGCGGCAGGATCGGCCGGCATCTCCGTAGATGGGATCGCCCACGATGGGGTGGCCCAATTCAGCCAGATGGGCCCGCAGCTGATGGGAGCGGCCCGTGAGCGGACGCAACCAGAGCCGCGTGCTGCGGGCACCAACGGTGCGGACCCTCCAGATCGTCTGGGCCAGACGTCCTTCGGGGTGGCTGCCGTAGCGCGGCGGTTGGCGCGACAGGCGCGCCAGGGGACTGGCGATGCAACCGCAGCCGTGGAGCTCCCCCTCCACATCTGCCTGGTAGAGCTTGTTGATCCGACGTTCAGCAAACAGGGCACTGAGCCGACGCAGAGCATCAGCACCGCGGGCCAGCAGCAGCACCCCTGAGGTGTCGCGGTCCAGGCGGTGAACCAGACGCAGGCGTTGATCCTGGCGCTGCAAGCGGGTGATCACGGAATCGCTTTGCTCGGGCCCCAGGCCCGGTTGGCTCAGCAGGCCGGCAGGCTTGTCGACCGCCATCAGCCACGGGTCCTGGATCAGCAGCTTCAAGGGGAGAGCCGCTTGGCGCAGTGTTTTTCAAACAAGGCCACCACCTGCTCCGCTGGCAGGGCCTGAATCAGCCGGGCTTCAGCCTCAACGTGATGCTGACTCGAGTGATACAGCTGCAACTCGTGAAAAGGATTGGGGTCCTGCTGGCGGGCCACCTCCACCTCACTGCTGAGCAAGGCCGCCGGCATCAGGTTGCCGCCATGGCACGACTGCATCACATGGGCTGATTCATGGGCCAGCACCACCCAAACCACGGCTGGATCGTCGGGCAGGTTGTTGCCGCACATCAACAGGGCCTGCTTGCCCTCATGGAAGGCCCCCAGCAAGCCCAAGGGGCAATCGGGTGCCACCAGGGCCTTCACGCCCGCCCGCTGCAGCAGCCGCAGGTAACTGGCGATGCGATCCCATGTGGATGCTTGAACAGCACTGCCCGTCAGCTGCAACACCAGCAGAGCCAACAGCGCAGCCCTGAAACCGCGACCCATCAAGCCAGGGACCACACAACAATCTCATTGGTCTCAAGATCGGCTCAAGTCGTCTCGAAACCACCGAAGTTCTTCAGATTTTCAGTCGCCAAGACGCTGTTCCACTGCGGCGACCTTCTCAGCGAACGACTGCTGCCGGTCGGTGCGGGTGTTGAGCTTGAGCGTTGTGTAGAGACGCGGGGCCCCCATGCCGTGCAACTTGGCATGACAAGCGCGCACACAGTCCATGACCTCGTCCCACGGGCCTTCGATCGCCGTGCCATTGGGCCCCAGCTGATGGGTCAGGCCCGTGGCAGCGATCACCCGCTCACAGGCGGCGATGTAGGGCGAAAGGCTGACACCCACACCGATCGGCACCATGCAGAGATCAATGCTGACCCACATCAGCCCGCCATCGCACTGGATCGGCTCAAGCAACTGACGGGGTAGTCGATCGTGCGCCAACTGCCGCTGTCAGTTCGCACTTCAACCGCAATGCCCTGCTGACCCATGGAACAGCGGGACCCTTGTCCCGTGCACCAATCACTGGCATCAGCGAGGGCCAGTTCCAACGTGTCGTAAGGAGCGTCGAGCACCGGATGCGGCTGACCGTCGAGGCCAACCAACCGGTAGCGGGAGCGATGCTTGGCCATCGCAGTCCAATCCCGGAAGTGTCACCATCTTCCCATGGTCATGGCCCGGCAGCATTCACACACTGGAATTCGAAACGTGGCGGAACGGGCATGAGTGAACAGCTGCAGCAGGCCTACAACGCCTTGATGGTGAAGGCTCCGGGTGCAGCGTTTCAAAAAGCACGGGCCCTGTATCTCAACAAATATCCACTTCCACAAGCCGATGGCAGTGCTCCGCTGCGGCTCTACGTCTGCGATGAGCAGCTGGAGGAATCGATTCAGCCCGCCAACGACGGCGATCCGAATCACCGCCTGGCGATTCTCCGCTCACGGCCGGGGCAGTTGGCCGTGGTTCACTGGCAGCACCCCGATGCGCCGGAACCGGAGCAACTGCGCCGCTACCTGCAGGACACCTGGTCGCTCAACCCGGACGAGCTGGAGATCGAGGTCCTCAGCACCCCCTGGTTCCGCGAGGGCGGGCATCAAAGCCGCTTTGCCGCACCCACGGGGTTGGGCTGGCAACAACAAACCCTATTAACGCTCAAGGAAGAAAAGTAAAAGGAACTCCGCAGAACGCGCGGAGGCGCCGAAACGCACCGCTAGCGATCAGTTAGAGCCCTCTCAGCCAATGCTCACCAAGTACGCCGAACGCTACGTGCTGCGGTCCTGTTCAGCCGGCGGTTATCTCGGCGTCAATCCCGTGGATCAACGCATCGAGCGGCAATCTTCCCCTGACAGCGCCTGGATCTTTCACACCCATGACGGTGCTGTGAACCACGCCCGTTGGATCGGCGAGGTGCACGGGGAAACACCGGACGTGGTGAAGCTGGATCAGTGACTGGATTTGTGAATTGATCTGTGAACTGAAAAGTGCTGGTGATCAGCCGTGGATGAAATTGCGCAGGCGCCGTGATTCAGCGGCTTGATCCTGCTGAAGCTCAGCCGCCGTTCGCACGTGGTGTTCACGCTGCTGTGCCGCGAAGACATCCGCCTCACTCAGGGCAAAGCCATGCTCTGCAGCAAGGCCGAGAAACCGCTCAAGGTCCATGGGCTGCGCGAGGGCCTCGGCCAGATCAGGGTCGCTGTCGCGAAGCGTCAGAAACCGATCCAGATCCTCAAGAGACATCCCTGCATCACTTGTTGCGTGCCTCCATTCAAGTCAGCATCGGCCCAAGTGGGGAGGCTGCATGCTGTTGAAACTGATCAGCTGCGGCAGCCTGGCCCTCGTAAGTGTTCTGGTGGTGACCCTGCTGCAGGGATTGCGGCAGCACAACCAACGCATCCACGCCCTGCAAGAACGGATCGATCAGCTGGAGGAACGCACGCCACCCCGGGCCCACAGCGACTTGCTCAGCCAACAGATGGGTGTGATGCAGGAACGCATGGATGCCTTCACGGCCATGCGCACCTCGACGGCTTAACCCTTCACCGCGTCCCCGCTGGCGTTGGGCAGGATGAAGCGCTGCAACAGCACGAACAAGACCAACACCGGCAGGATTGAGACCACCGAGCCTGCGGCAACAATCCGCCAATCCAGCGAAAAGCTGCTGGAGAGCTGCTGGAGGCCCAGAGGCAAGGTGTAGAGGGATGGGTCGTCGAGGATCACCAGGGGCCAGAGGAAGTCACTCCAGGTGCCGATGAACACGAACATCGCCAGGGTGATGAGATCGGCTTTGGCGGCGGGGATCATCACGTTCCACCATTCCCCCAGGCGGCTGCAGCCATCGATCCGTGCCGCCTCCTCCAGCTCCTTGGGAACGCCAAGGAAGCTCTGGCGCAACAGGTAGAGACCAAAAGCGGTGGCCGCCTGCGGAATCACCAGGGCCAGCAGGGTATTGCGCAGGCCCAGCTGCACCATCAGCAGATACAGCGGGATCATCACCACCTGAAAGGGGATCAGGATCGTGGCCACCACCAGCCCCAGCACAAGGCCCCGGCCGGCGAAGCGCAGCCGGGCCAGGGGGTAGGCAGCCAGGGAACAGAACAGCAGGTTGGCGAGCACCGCCAGGCCACTCACCACGGTGCTGTTGAACAGATACGTGGTGAGGGGATTGTCCTGAAACAGCCGCACGTAGGCATCGAAGCTCGGCTGGGCAGGCAGCAGAGCCGGTGGACTGCTGAAGATGTCTTCCGCCGGACCCTTGAGCGAGGTGCTCACCAACCAGAGCAACGGCGTTAGCACCAGCAGCGCCAGAAGAATCAGCAGGACCAGCTGAACAGCCCGGGCGGTGGAGGTGCGCATGGCGTCGGCTCTAGAGCGTCGGTCGGCTCTCCAGAACAACAGGATCCTTCTGCGGATGCAATGACTGGCGCTCCTCGCCGGCCACCAG comes from the Synechococcus sp. A15-62 genome and includes:
- a CDS encoding HDIG domain-containing metalloprotein produces the protein MVRVPRLSSLWRNWVRLEGPGGRLLRWTRLQTLVVLLLCLCVAAASSLPWLIKPKLQPGSLAPFEAIAPKDALVQDSTALEQQRASLVARSVVQVIDQEQTQALKQRLEQQLLQLQEVTNTGSGDRIGPVNLSDQEKKWLERRSEGEHLAWDEAVRSTADRMLSQGLVSNLAIEQLRQASDQQLKAVALEPAAARSLAGKVLTSALRGSSNLRTDPNLSKQLIEEQLTKQAIPTIEVRKGDLITRKGETISPQAYDVLDYFGRVRREPQPLIWFQRFIEAAAACAVMLLVMRRERPGLEVRHALLAVGLLLLVQGAKLWFKGSVSPLAVLVAPTLVLAEGLGTGCGLVWMGVAALLWPEPVQGLGDGRLIVAATVAAAGALIAGRQRSRGQLLQLTVLLPIGAFVGQWLLLQLQPFTGLRLWGNLNPSLDELATDSFVLGVLLMFSLLLIPMLEGSFGLLTRARLLELADQERPLLRRLSCEAPGTFEHTLMICGLAEEGARAIGADVDLIRTGSLYHDVGKLHAPDWFIENQKDGPNPHDALDDPQASAAVLQAHVDEGLKLARRHRLPRPIADFIPEHQGTLKMGYFLHKAQERGGVVEERRFRYRGPEPRSKETAILMLADGCEAALRSLPPDTSDAQAVDTVRRIVEARQRDGQLRKSSLNRSEVELVIRAFVQVWRRMRHRRIPYPIPARR
- a CDS encoding SemiSWEET family sugar transporter, which gives rise to MLPSAELVGYLAAGLTTASFFPQAVKTLRSGDTKAISLGMYALFTSGVALWSLYGLLVNDGPVLAANLITLMPAAIVLQRKIVERR
- a CDS encoding RluA family pseudouridine synthase → MAVDKPAGLLSQPGLGPEQSDSVITRLQRQDQRLRLVHRLDRDTSGVLLLARGADALRRLSALFAERRINKLYQADVEGELHGCGCIASPLARLSRQPPRYGSHPEGRLAQTIWRVRTVGARSTRLWLRPLTGRSHQLRAHLAELGHPIVGDPIYGDAGRSCRLHLHAQALSFCHPFTQQRVRLIAQEVPFATEC
- a CDS encoding MTH1187 family thiamine-binding protein encodes the protein MWVSIDLCMVPIGVGVSLSPYIAACERVIAATGLTHQLGPNGTAIEGPWDEVMDCVRACHAKLHGMGAPRLYTTLKLNTRTDRQQSFAEKVAAVEQRLGD
- a CDS encoding Nif11-like leader peptide family RiPP precursor, which produces MSLEDLDRFLTLRDSDPDLAEALAQPMDLERFLGLAAEHGFALSEADVFAAQQREHHVRTAAELQQDQAAESRRLRNFIHG
- a CDS encoding carbohydrate ABC transporter permease, producing MRTSTARAVQLVLLILLALLVLTPLLWLVSTSLKGPAEDIFSSPPALLPAQPSFDAYVRLFQDNPLTTYLFNSTVVSGLAVLANLLFCSLAAYPLARLRFAGRGLVLGLVVATILIPFQVVMIPLYLLMVQLGLRNTLLALVIPQAATAFGLYLLRQSFLGVPKELEEAARIDGCSRLGEWWNVMIPAAKADLITLAMFVFIGTWSDFLWPLVILDDPSLYTLPLGLQQLSSSFSLDWRIVAAGSVVSILPVLVLFVLLQRFILPNASGDAVKG